The Falco biarmicus isolate bFalBia1 chromosome 7, bFalBia1.pri, whole genome shotgun sequence genome contains the following window.
TGGACATGTTACTGCTCTCTCTGTTGCACCAGAATTTCGACGGCTGGGTTTGGCTGCTAAATTGATGGAACTACTggaagaaatttcagaaaagtgaGTACTGTGCTTATCTTTAATCTTCTAAAAGTAATCTTTCTACAGACACCTGTCCATGGCTTAGGCATTTGATTTGAATGAAAGAGACCCAGAATTTTGCTTTAAGTAGTGTTCCGATTCGCTGAGGATTCCCTGTAATTAGAGATCTCAGGGTTTCTATGAAAGCTAACTTGCCAGAATGAGTAGGATGTAGCCTGAATTCCAATAGAGATACTGTATAAAAGGTCCTTGTCTTGACAGCAAGAGTTTCATGAAATGTCAACACTTTCCCATAGTGTCTCCAGCTTGGTTGTTCAGTAATCGTGGGCTTTTTGCAATTCCTGCAGGCAGCCTTGGAACCAATTCTGTATGGTAGACAGTAGCTTAGCTTACTTTCTGTGTCATGCTTGGCTGCTTGTACCTGCTGAAAATTTAATTGAGTGTCAAATGAACCCACAGGGAAATGTCCTGAACTCATGGTGGTAGGGCAACCCCATTGTAATTGGTAAAACTGGAAAATAGTACATTTTTAAGAATCTGCCTTGTGAGGAGAAGGGCTGCCTTGTATTAGGCAACTAAACTTTGTGACCCATTCCGCCACTGCTCCCTGCCACAAACGTTGAAGGAGGCAGTCCCTAAGCCAATGCAATCGAAAATGTGGAttataaattttttaaataaaaagtttcttATGTATATGAGACCTGTGTGAGTGCTTAGCTTGCCCTGTTTGAATTCCTGTTCATAATTCTGAACCCACAGGCTGGTATAAAAGGATGGCTATGTGacaaaaatagaataaaatctgAGTTTATAGAGGATTTGTCCCTTGGGAAAGGAGTGCATCTGTTACTGCAGTGTGAAAAGTGTTTAATTAGCATATGACATCATCAGATCTGCTCTTGGTCTGATTACAAGTTATTGGTTATTTAGCAATACATTCACTTGCTATTCCTTactgtggtttttgtttggttttatgtttcCAAAGAAAGGGTGGATTTTTTGTTGATCTCTTTGTGAGAGTATCTAATCAGGTTGCAGTAAATATGTATAAGCAGCTCGGCTACAGTGTGTACCGGACAGTATTGGAGTACTACTCTGCTAGCAGCGGAGAGCCAGATGAAGATGCTTATGGTAAGTAGTTGTTGTGCCTTAAGTTGAATGGAAAGGTTCTTGTGTTGAGGGTTCCTGGgcctgtttgtatttttttgaataTGAAACAAGTTCAGATAGCCATTGATGAATGGGATTCTGTATACTGCTTTAGATAGCTTTTCCTACTGAAGAGTACATCAGTTATGAAACTTAATTACAGGAAACAGAATGAATCTgtgtcaggggaagttcaggttggatgttaggaaaatcTTAGCCACTGACAGGGCGTTCAGTCGGGGCACCAAACCTGTCAAGAGCTCAGGAAGCATCTGGATGATGCttttagtcatatggtttagttttaggtagtcctgcgaGAAGCATGGAGTTaacttgatgatccttatgggtcaCTTGCAACTCAAGATATTCTAGGATTCTAGGAAACCCTCTCAAAAAATGATCTTAATGTAATAGAGAAGTCACTTAATATGGCTTTGTGCAATGACTGTCTTTTATAatagcattattttcttttgccataGATATGAGGAAAGCTCTTTCCAGAGATATAGAGAAGAAATCAATTATACCTCTGCCTCATCCTGTGAGACCAGAAGACATTGAGTAACTGTAAACTGTGATTCTCAGATAACCTAGTAAGAGTGTTGGTTTCCTTCTCGCCAAAGCCCCCAAGAACTTACAGATGAGAAATATTAGGCTCAATGTTTTTCCCCGTGAAATACCAAAAAGCAATATTGAGAAGCTTACCAGCGCTACTTCTGTTGGTATTGGCTGCATATTCGTTCTCTTACCCTATTGTTCTTTGTTTCGAACCGTGACACTTTGGAGACTATTAAAATGGAATTGCCTACTGTATGGTGTTGTCATGGTTTTCCTTCTCGTCCACAAAACAGTCCCCTCACTTTGTCACTCTCACGGAGCCCTGCTCCGAAACTGAAAATGTCTGGGCACTGCTCCCAcacagaaggtgccaggaaggagttctgttgctggCTCTCACCTTCCCTTTGTGGCCATATAACTGCTGCACCAAAACTTGGGCTATGTTCTTCCTGagccacaaaaccagaaattggGTATATCAAAAAATACTCTCCAGAACTCAAGAGGTCTCCCTTTCTCCGTGCCTTTTACTTACCTCATTCCCTAATTTAATTCTTGAATCCATCTATTCCTTCACTGTCTGTCTGGACGTCACGGATGCTGTTACTTGGAGGCATTGACCAGGCACTTAGTTCCAACACAGGTTTCTGTCACTGTCTTCCCTGGAATTTCTTGGAGAAGAGTGTAGAGGAGTGAAGGCAGAGGGTTGATgagcattgataatatgcagctgtggccttgccgcCAAGGTAGTGGGTTGATCGACATGGACAATGTGtagctgtagctcgttcctgctaagtagttaaatagccctgaggagtgtgggagagggggttggatggggggggggggggggggggggagtggtgtggtctgacctctggaggaaggacaaacagcatggacagtagaatctgtCCGACcataaaagccttgttgcagcctgatagcttgcttgtgctgcaacagtGGGTGCCCCATGTGGGGCTGACTGAGTTGGGCTCCGACTGCAACAACTGGCGCCCAATGTAGCTGAGACAAGTGGGAGAACCTGCACCCCATAACAGACATGGTGAGAGGTGAGCCCTTGCAACTAATCAATACGGGTGTATTGCAAGATTTGTTTTACatcttaactcaaattgcaGCTGAAGAGGATGTGTATTACTTGGGCTTGTAACAATCTCCAGccagggttttttcttttattacagtCCTGGGCATGCAGGCTTTTACTGCTATTCTGGTTTTGCCCTTCTCCTTAAGTGGCCAGTGAGGTTTGCTCTAGCATCAGTCAATGCAGTTAATGTTCTCTCGTTCATCTGTTGTGTTTTTAGCACCAGTTTCTATAGGCAGAAGGGGTCCATTTTAGATCTTTGAGTCACTGTGTCATGCTATTCTGGTTTTTCCATTGGCAAACTGCTGCTGTAATTCCCTAAGGGGCTTCCTAGGTCAGGAGGTAGTGGATGGGAGCAGGTTGCCACCCCGGGTAAGTGGTGAGTGTTGGCATGTATCATCTGACCTAGAGTTGATGTCTGTCACCACTTTAGCTCTAGAATTACTCGGAGACCAGGGACCCATGAATCACCTGGGACagagtcaggtgatggatttgcagaactgaCAGGACTAAAGGAAACTCCTAAAAACTTCAGACATTGACTAATGATCTGATAAGCgtatataagctgtgctgtatcccttGGGTCTCTGCCATTCACTGGGgtggtggcccagctctgagtTGTGACTAAAGAAGCAAGCCCAGTGGTACCCGCATCTGTGtaaatttctcctttaacaACAGCAATTTCTGGGGCTTATCCGTAGGACCCCACCATccaccgcccgcccccccccccccccccccccccccgcacctTGTGCCCTGGGTTCCCCATGCTGCTGGCTCTCCCTGGTAaatggggtgggggcagggacaGAAAGAACCACCCAACTGTTAAAGCTGTCATATGCAAATTATTTAACGCTCGAGCCACGCGGGTGCTTTTTGGTACGGAGGCAACGGGTAATAGTGGCTGGGCTGAGAGTGGGCAAAGGGCAGAACGAAGTGAACCTGAACCCTGCAGCCGCAGCAAGCAGTTCCTGTGGCCGGCTGGTGCGAACTAGGCCGAGATCCCGGCCGGTGCTCAGCACAgggttggtggagcgctgctgccacccgGCGGTCAACTATcggtgctgcagccctggcgcCGCTGGCGCCTCCCCACTCGGCGCTGCCGGCCGTAGTTAGCAACACCGCGGTCCTGCGCTGCCTGCAGGGTGGTGCTGCGGCGCCCGCTGCTGCCTCCCGGTAAGGAGCCACCGCTGCTGTCCCCCGAGCACGTTGCCACAGCGCGCTTGGCACGGGAGTACCGAACTGCAGCGCTGCTGCAGCCCCGGGACAAACGCAGCCTGCGGGTGCTCGCTGCTGCAACAGCCCCACCCCTAGCGAGAAGCCCCCCAACCTGGAGACCGCGGGGGTGTGGAGTGGCTGCGCCCCTCTACGGTTTCAATTCCCTCTCACTCGGCAAGGACACAGTTCCGCCCTTGCAGGCCTCAAAGCTGCACACCTCTGCGCCAGGCTCCTTCTGCGCATGCAGGGCTCGAGCCCCCTACGCAAAGGCGTCAGGCCAGTTCTGtgcatgcgctgcccttaggTTGCCAGTAACGCTACTGTGCATCCGCCATGAAGGGAGTAACAGCGGGCCTGCAGAGAGGGACTTGGGGGTACCGGTGGGTCAAAAAACGGACACGAGCCAGCAACCTGTGCTCGTAGGACAGAAAGCTgaccatatcctgggctgcatccaacGGAAGCATGACCAGCATgttgagggaagtgattctGTCCCTCTGATCTCGTGAgacccacctggagtactgcatctGGCTCCGGAGTCCTTGGCAAAGCAGGTCCAGAAGAGAGCCACAGAAATGAtgagagggctggaacacctttcctaagacaggctgagagaattgGGGTTGTGCAGCCCGGAGAagaggctctggggagaccttattgtggcctttcagtacttaaagggggcttataagaaagtTGGGGACAAATGTTTCAGTGGGGCCTGCAGCAATAGGACAAGGCttagtggttttaaactgaaagagggtagattcagactagatagaagaaattttttgtgatgagggtggtgaaacactcATAGAAGTTGCCCATAGACATGGCAGATGCCCCGTGCCAGggaacattcaaggtcaggttggacagggctgtaagcagcctgatctagttgaagatgcccctgcttcctgcaggggggctggactagggggcctttaaaggtcccttcttgtcgcgacggagggaagacacagtcactcaatatgagtgatcagcagacttcgtttattgtctcttacagtcaccttttatgccttcttataattagctcatacatattacaaaagttaagctcattattggttagttgcctaaataccaagcccgcccctagtttctcttctgtagttatctgttcccacctgcaacattcttttcccaccaaaatcttcctgttattgtgtaacaaggacagccaaagacagtgtattttgcattacttcagataagctgagagcgatgtacatttttgtccagccagctggactatgtctatgtgacccttttcagctagccagttatccacacctTCTGACACAAACCATTCCGTGATTCTGCAAACTACCACTGTCATTCTGGCCactgtgtgtttatatatactTGAGGAAGTCAAAATCCTTCACAACTGAAATTTTACTCTGACAGTTCTGAATTGCCTTGAAATTCTCAAGAGCTTTTCTCCAAAATAGCCCTTCCAGAGATACCGATATTCAGATCCTGGACTGAACACCGTACCTGAGGTTGTTTTACAGCAGGGCAGCAAAGTTTTGTAGAACAAGTGAGGCTGAGAGACTGCCCAGACACATTCTCCTCCATGTTCTCCCACACCCATGTGGCAGCaccttcagaaaacacttttctattCGTTCCGGATAGTTCTAAACCTCTCTAACAAAATTTCACCAGTGTCCTCGCTCCctgaagcagtgctgctgttaccACAGAGAGCAATGCAAAGATGTTCAAAGGAAATGGTCAGAAACACTCGGAAGCTAAAGGTCACaataagcaggaaaagaaaatactttaccATGTACATGAGACTGTTGGAAATTTTTTGCCGGTGCAAAGTGGAAATTTTCAGCTACCTGCAGGAGACAGTAATCTTTCATTAAAAGGCCTGAATCTATATAAACAAAGCAGTCATACCGACAGTTGgattttcaaatttttgtttGGATAAAGATAGACAATAAGCAACTCATTGTCATGGGTGACAATACCAGCAAATATTGTCCTAAAAGAGATATGaatttcccctcttcctcacAGGCAGTCATGTGGAAAGCCATAATCACATACCGATGTTGACAGTAACTGTTTTATGCAGAGTATTTTAGCGGACATAAAAATGGGAAGAAGGAGGAATCAAGTCTACTGGGAGGGAACTAACTGCTGCTGTAGGAAATATCAAAAGGTATCACAAGGTATCACAGAAACGGAGTGGAGAAAGTAACTGGGAGGGTGAGCAGGCAGGGTAAGAAAACCCTTAATACAATAAACAAGAGTGGTCCTATGTATGCATCCATGAAAACAAGCCGTGTTCTAAAATAAAGCACTAAACCTAcctaccaccaaaaaaacccccacactccaaaatcccccaaaagacaaaggttattaaaattttaacctTGACCATGAAAAGGATATGGATATTAGATGCCAGTCCTCCATGACACTCGCTAGCAATCATACACATCCTCCCCTGGAAGATTTCAATGCATCAAGCTCACATGCTACATTACACCTTTGAATGTCCATGCAAACCTATCGCATATGTTAACTGTGGACGCAATGAGAATGGAGATGTGCAAAAGTCCAAGAGCCTAACAAGGGCCCCCAGAAATTTCCCTAGTGACACCCACCCTTGGACCCTTGCTACCCACAGCACTCCCCTTTGAATCTTTCCTGCTCACCACACTTTGTGGCAAAGGGTCCTGTAATGGTTCAGCACCCACGATGATGCTCAAAACACGATGTCTGGCTTCATGAGCGAAAcggtggggtgtgtttggttttggttttgtttttcagaaataaagaatgTTGTCTCCAGGAATAGTAcacaaagatgtaaaaaaacctccagattttgaaataaagtagtaaaaaaaaaattacgcTGGGCCTGACTGCTAGAATGTACTTGGGTACGTAACCTGCACATCCCAGTGTTTTGAGCTCAGTAACCTGACAAATGACAGGGTAGTTACATAGTCATCTGGTGTATCTTGTACTACATTTTCATACACCAGTTGCAAAAAACATCTCTTTAAACATCTTCGACCTTGACAACTCCAATAGTCTTGCTTCCACTGGTTTTCTAAAGAAGGGAACATTTCACTctctccagcacctctgctgacAAGTTGTTGCTTACTGTTATCTCCAGCACCCACCGATGGTCTCTGTTTTGAGACTAGAAGGGCAGGTGGGACAACCTCACCTCAAAGAAgctgcctctcctcctccagAAACCTCAGTAAAAAGACTCACTAGCTAGATGGTAGAAAAAGCTAAGCTTCTCTAGCCAACCCACCTCATGAAACAGAGAATTAGCCCCTTCCCACCCTTTTCGTGACCCTCCTACTGAACCCCTCTACAGGCACAAGTACCTTGCTGAGCTCAGGGGTTATTACAGTCCTGTGAACActtaaaattggaaaaaagagcagaattCCCCAACTGTGCCTTCTGATGCTCATCAACACCATGCAACAGGCTCACGGCAAAACCCATCTCTCACCTTGTTGACCTCCAGGAAACCGTACACTCGGCAGCCCTCGTTCTTCTGCTCTTCCATTTTCTGGCTAaatccttccctcctgcactgctCTATGCTATCCGGGTTCTCGAAGGCCCAGCCTCGTCACCTGTATGCTTCTCTGACATCGTCACAAGTATTGCAGCACCTGCAAGAGCACAAACATCATCTTATCATCTTTACAGGGATAAAGAGACACTCCAGCTCAGGACTCAAATCCCCCgtggattttatttcaaagcagcaaactTCAGGAACTGGACACTGAAAGGTGGTCTAACGCTCCTGAAGGAGCTTGAGCTTCCTGACGTACTTTTTGAGATTTTGGCACGAGGATGCAAGCTGTTTTAATGCAGCGCTTAATTCTGAAGAGGGCTTTAGTTGTCCATTCAGACAGCTAAGTCCATTCTTGGCAAATAaatttgctgcagaaatgacATTTGTTTCTGTGGGAAGTCTCCCACAGTTCTGAGTAGCTTGGGACTTCCCCATGTGAACAAAGCATCTACCTGTTTCTATTCCTCCCTTCCTCCGTTTTTAGGGAAAGATTGCCAACATTGGAGGCAAGGTTAATGGCAAACTTTCTTCCTTGCTCTTCTACCTCCGGACTCAGCAGAGTCTCTATCGCGCTCACCAAAAAAAACAATTGTCTGTCTCTGTTCCATGTTGTGctggacaaaacaaaaagttgaaGGCTGGAATCATGAATCCCTCAAGATGGAAACATCTCTGGGGAAGGATGCAACTTGACAGATGTGACAAACTAAGTTACTACAGACGCAACAATAGCAAAGGATAGTCCAGAACCTGTGGACTATCACGAATCCATTCTTACACAAATTTGCAGGTAGAAGGAATGAGAAACACCCAATGACACCCATAATTTGTCTGAGTGATAGGTGTCTGGTCTTTGCTCCCATAAGAAtgcaaagcctgcagcagaagTGAGAAGGCAAAGCCATAACTGGGTTTTATTCCAAGACAGCTCACagaacagtgaaataatttacaCAGCTCCCCTCTGGACACCAAGTAATCCCAGAAAAGGTTCTGTTTGCTAAGATACAATCTTTGTGCTACTGCCCTTAAACAGGCACGCAGACAAAACAGACAACCTAACTGTGCACGCTCTTAACAATCATGAGTGCAGCACAGGCGTACTAAAACACAACAGCTCTCACCATTCTCTGAACAGGTGCCCAGGAGGATTTCACTGTACGGACCTTCGcagacattttggaaaaaaacctccaacacGTATGCCACATTAACTGTATCGATTCAAGCACTAAGAAGATGTAAAGGTTACCGAATGTCCTCTGACTCTGCCCCGTAACAGCTTTCACAGTGATTGGCATCCAAAGCATTTGGATcaaacaccttttcttcttctttccccagttctAAGACAAAAGAGGATTCAAAGTGACGAGGCACGTCTAGAAACACTATCTTGTACTTCTGCTCTACGCACAGAAACTGTTCTACACATGAAGGAAATGATTTTGTATCAGAATCTGTGCATCCTGCACCCAAAGCTCACC
Protein-coding sequences here:
- the LOC130152148 gene encoding N-alpha-acetyltransferase 20 isoform X2 — encoded protein: MTTLRAFTCDDLFRFNNINLDPLTETYGTPFYLQYLAHWPEYFIVAEAPGGELMGYIMGKAEGSVAREEWHGHVTALSVAPEFRRLGLAAKLMELLEEISEKKGGFFVDLFVRVSNQVAVNMYKQLGYSVYRTVLEYYSASSGEPDEDAYDMRKALSRDIEKKSIIPLPHPVRPEDIE
- the LOC130152148 gene encoding N-alpha-acetyltransferase 20 isoform X1; translation: MTTLRAFTCDDLFRFNNINLDPLTETYGTPFYLQYLAHWPEYFIVAEAPGGELMGYSEWRGRRLAVMGKAEGSVAREEWHGHVTALSVAPEFRRLGLAAKLMELLEEISEKKGGFFVDLFVRVSNQVAVNMYKQLGYSVYRTVLEYYSASSGEPDEDAYDMRKALSRDIEKKSIIPLPHPVRPEDIE
- the LOC130153010 gene encoding LOW QUALITY PROTEIN: endoplasmic reticulum-Golgi intermediate compartment protein 3-like (The sequence of the model RefSeq protein was modified relative to this genomic sequence to represent the inferred CDS: substituted 1 base at 1 genomic stop codon), with the translated sequence MRRNDVTPKGRGFRPRTYGLRVRPRKVGSFPARAARWSGCGGAEPSPGTWKSFGPGRAAARWVRLELYIDKSRGAEPKVSRDVTFPRVPCAYLSIDAMDGAGEPQQDVEHKPFKQRLDKAANRVTPEAERHELGKEEEKVFDPNALDANHCESCYGAESEDIRCCNTCDDVREAYRXRGWAFENPDSIEQCRREGFSQKMEEQKNEGCRVYGFLEVNKVAENFHFAPAKNFQQSHVHGAATWVWENMEENVSGQSLSLTCSTKLCCPAVKQPQVRCSVQDLNIGISGRAILEKSS